Proteins found in one Hemitrygon akajei chromosome 32, sHemAka1.3, whole genome shotgun sequence genomic segment:
- the LOC140719555 gene encoding interferon alpha-inducible protein 27-like protein 2A, with protein MRFLPVLGAVTGAVVAVAATPLILGAVGFTSTGIAAGTIAAKMMSAAAVANGGGVAAGSTVAVLQSIGAAGLSTTANAALLTAGATAGGSCGCK; from the exons ATGCGCTTCCTGCCAGTGTTGGGTGCGGTGACTGGAGCCG TGGTTGCAGTTGCTGCCACCCCTCTGATTCTGGGGGCAGTGGGCTTCACAAGTACTGGAATAGCGGCTGGTACTATCGCAGCAAAAATGATGAGCGCCGCAGCTGTGGCTAATGGAGGAGGTGTTGCAGCTGGAAGCACCGTGGCTGTCCTTCAATCCATTG GAGCAGCAGGACTGTCTACTACTGCTAATGCAGCCTTGCTGACTGCAGGTGCTACGGCTGGTGGAAGCTGTGGGTGCAAATGA